A DNA window from Paraburkholderia sp. PGU19 contains the following coding sequences:
- a CDS encoding antibiotic biosynthesis monooxygenase — protein sequence MSSKWVRDANCFISRFTVDPERRAEFLSALDELAGNASNWYDEGCNFAFHGWGRNPNEWVAIASWKSEDYVNKMRQTAWYKDTQQRMLECSSHPMIMEQFSGMNVDRSVFDRYPAGSSQVHMKTKTLDVIFR from the coding sequence ATGTCTTCCAAATGGGTGCGCGACGCTAACTGTTTTATTTCCAGATTTACGGTCGATCCTGAGCGACGGGCCGAGTTTCTTTCTGCACTGGATGAGCTGGCCGGAAATGCGTCGAACTGGTATGACGAAGGCTGCAATTTCGCATTTCATGGATGGGGCCGCAATCCTAATGAATGGGTAGCGATCGCGTCATGGAAATCGGAGGATTACGTGAACAAGATGCGTCAGACGGCATGGTACAAAGATACTCAGCAGCGGATGCTCGAGTGCAGTTCTCATCCAATGATCATGGAGCAGTTCAGCGGCATGAACGTCGATCGCTCGGTGTTTGACCGGTACCCGGCTGGAAGCTCCCAGGTGCATATGAAGACGAAGACGCTCGATGTAATTTTTCGGTAG
- a CDS encoding SRPBCC family protein, which yields MRTFKRGHAEVRGVVDASAEQVWELLTDWAGLLKWWVKPDEGGRPGPDLASVELVGEPRDVPRTRIVRHVTGSAVDETLLVQNDETRRIYYNMVYRHNPGGAVLRSEFENYLATTMVDTLPDGKTLMTFKAEFDIVEPADLDLMRSLIERTWTDAILQGFRRYFSRAKAL from the coding sequence ATGCGTACGTTCAAACGCGGTCATGCTGAGGTACGAGGCGTCGTCGATGCCTCCGCAGAACAAGTTTGGGAATTGCTAACGGACTGGGCTGGCCTGCTTAAATGGTGGGTCAAGCCCGACGAGGGCGGCCGTCCGGGCCCTGACCTCGCAAGCGTTGAGTTGGTGGGTGAGCCGCGTGACGTGCCACGGACGCGCATCGTTCGCCATGTAACGGGATCTGCCGTCGATGAGACTTTGCTCGTTCAAAACGATGAGACACGACGCATTTACTACAACATGGTGTACCGCCACAACCCCGGTGGTGCTGTCTTGCGTAGCGAATTTGAAAACTACCTGGCGACCACTATGGTGGATACCTTGCCGGACGGCAAGACATTGATGACGTTCAAGGCCGAGTTTGACATTGTGGAACCTGCCGATCTCGACCTCATGCGTTCGCTCATCGAGAGAACCTGGACAGACGCAATATTACAAGGTTTTCGACGTTATTTTTCAAGGGCGAAAGCGCTGTAG
- a CDS encoding DUF1329 domain-containing protein, producing the protein MIRKTTHIVPALLAVIISGQCMAAVSAAEAQKLKGPELTPIGAEAAGNKEGTIPAYKGEGLNAPAGFGSDKSDPYKRPDPFADEKPLYTITAQNAAQYADKLDGMIEMFKRYPDFRMDIYPTHRTIVYNKTVIANTMKNATECKGEDGDLRLEGCWGGFAFPIPANGTQAMWNHLTSYRGYAWGGYTNSYVVSANGSSYLVQGNKLSEQSPFYDPKATSPATGKTIYWSFRDDTDAPSSQSGQKLVLIDPLDPLNAGRRAYQYIPGLRRVKLAPTLAYDTPSPAAGGAATMDDAQVFQGALDRYDWKLIGKKEKYIMYNNFKLADHTSCDDKKLLTKNFANPDCVRWELHRVWVVEGKLKPGFRHIYARRMMYWDEDSYNAGLAENYDAAGKLYRVVTALDIPFYVSEGGGALGDDTFNYDLQTGVWSAQGALGNVGAGIVQQQPKDMNFFSPDTMAGEGVR; encoded by the coding sequence ATGATCCGCAAGACAACCCATATCGTCCCTGCTTTGCTCGCCGTGATCATTTCCGGCCAGTGCATGGCTGCCGTTAGCGCAGCAGAAGCGCAGAAACTGAAGGGCCCTGAGCTCACACCGATTGGTGCGGAGGCCGCCGGAAACAAGGAGGGTACCATTCCGGCGTACAAGGGCGAAGGTCTGAATGCACCTGCGGGATTCGGTAGCGACAAATCCGACCCGTACAAACGTCCCGATCCGTTTGCCGACGAGAAGCCGCTATACACCATCACCGCGCAAAACGCTGCGCAATACGCGGATAAGCTCGATGGTATGATCGAGATGTTCAAGCGATATCCCGATTTCCGGATGGACATCTATCCCACGCATCGCACCATCGTATATAACAAGACCGTTATCGCTAACACGATGAAGAACGCGACTGAGTGCAAGGGAGAGGACGGTGATCTTCGGCTGGAGGGTTGCTGGGGCGGATTTGCCTTCCCGATTCCCGCCAACGGTACCCAGGCCATGTGGAACCACCTCACGAGCTACCGCGGTTATGCATGGGGTGGGTATACGAATTCCTATGTGGTGTCCGCGAATGGCTCGTCGTACCTTGTGCAAGGCAACAAGCTTTCGGAGCAATCTCCATTTTACGACCCGAAGGCAACATCGCCGGCGACGGGCAAAACCATCTATTGGTCTTTTCGAGACGATACGGACGCGCCGTCGAGCCAGTCCGGACAGAAGCTGGTGTTGATCGATCCGCTCGATCCGCTCAATGCTGGCCGTCGGGCCTACCAGTACATTCCTGGACTGCGCCGGGTCAAGCTTGCACCCACTTTGGCCTATGACACTCCAAGCCCTGCCGCGGGCGGAGCGGCAACGATGGATGATGCCCAGGTCTTCCAGGGCGCCCTCGATCGCTATGACTGGAAGCTGATCGGCAAGAAAGAAAAGTACATCATGTACAACAACTTCAAGCTCGCTGACCATACGAGTTGTGACGATAAGAAACTCTTGACCAAGAACTTCGCCAATCCAGATTGTGTGCGCTGGGAGTTGCACAGAGTTTGGGTCGTGGAAGGAAAGCTCAAGCCGGGATTCCGTCACATCTATGCACGCAGGATGATGTACTGGGACGAAGATAGCTACAACGCTGGCTTGGCAGAAAATTACGATGCGGCCGGTAAACTGTATCGTGTCGTTACCGCCCTCGATATTCCGTTCTACGTGAGTGAAGGGGGCGGCGCGCTGGGTGACGATACTTTCAATTACGATCTTCAGACCGGCGTTTGGTCAGCGCAGGGGGCATTAGGTAACGTCG
- a CDS encoding lipoyl domain-containing protein produces MSTDVLMPKLGFSMNEGTLVEWLAADGATINEGQPLYALESDKSVQEVEAPASGTLKIIASVGEVYPVGELLAQIG; encoded by the coding sequence ATGAGTACCGATGTTCTTATGCCAAAGCTGGGTTTCTCGATGAATGAGGGAACTCTGGTCGAATGGCTGGCGGCCGATGGTGCAACAATCAACGAGGGGCAACCGTTGTACGCGCTTGAGAGCGACAAGTCGGTGCAGGAGGTGGAGGCACCGGCCTCCGGGACGCTGAAAATCATCGCCAGCGTCGGGGAGGTCTATCCGGTTGGCGAACTGCTCGCGCAGATCGGCTGA
- a CDS encoding 2-oxo acid dehydrogenase subunit E2 — MNHPSALHADLPPWPEVDFAAFGETETLPLSRIQKLTAGYLTRNWLAIPQVTHHDEADITSLDACRSRLAQDTGTRVTPLAFVVKALEEGLREFPRFNASLDAGGQNLIVKKYFHIGVAVDTPSGLLVAVIRDCDKKGVVELADEIGSVSARARQKGLPMSDMVGGCMTISSLGNIGGTAFSPIINAPEVAILGVTKAQWKPHRDGDATDWRLMLPLSLTYDHRVINGADAARFAVHVADALSRPESLIE, encoded by the coding sequence ATGAACCATCCATCTGCACTTCACGCCGATTTGCCGCCTTGGCCCGAGGTGGATTTCGCGGCCTTCGGGGAAACTGAGACCCTGCCTTTGTCGCGGATCCAGAAATTGACCGCTGGGTATCTCACTCGCAATTGGCTGGCGATTCCACAAGTGACGCACCACGACGAGGCCGACATTACGTCGCTGGACGCTTGTCGATCACGGCTAGCGCAGGACACGGGGACGCGAGTGACGCCTTTGGCGTTCGTCGTCAAGGCGCTCGAGGAAGGGTTACGGGAATTCCCGCGTTTCAATGCGTCCCTCGATGCAGGCGGCCAGAACCTGATCGTCAAGAAATATTTTCACATCGGCGTTGCCGTGGACACGCCGTCAGGTCTTCTGGTTGCCGTGATACGCGACTGTGACAAGAAGGGTGTCGTGGAACTCGCCGACGAGATTGGTTCCGTCTCTGCGCGTGCACGGCAGAAGGGGCTGCCTATGAGCGACATGGTGGGCGGTTGCATGACCATCAGTTCTTTGGGCAACATCGGTGGGACGGCATTTTCTCCGATTATCAACGCGCCCGAAGTGGCGATCCTGGGTGTGACCAAGGCCCAATGGAAGCCGCATCGCGACGGTGATGCGACCGATTGGCGGTTGATGCTACCGCTGTCGCTGACTTACGACCATCGCGTCATCAACGGAGCAGACGCGGCACGATTCGCGGTACATGTGGCCGATGCACTGAGCCGACCGGAGTCATTAATCGAATAG